A segment of the Pseudomonas versuta genome:
GCGTCAATGAGTTGCTTGACGGTCTGGCCGATGCGCTGGCCAAGGGTGAAAACCCGGCGGCGCTGGTGATCGGTTCAGTGGCGGCCACCCAGCCCGGTGCGGACCAGCAGCCAATGGTTGCAGCGTTGCTCGCCGGTGACGAAGCGCAGGCCCTGCAATTGGCCGATGCCCTCGGCCAGCCGCATATCGCGTATGCCAGCTCCAAGTACGCGGTGACCTGTGAGGCCCGTCGTAAATCGGTGCAATGGGCCATTCAAGGGGTCCGTTTGAATGTGGTGGCGCCAGGAGCGGTGGAAACCCCGCTGCATCAGGCGGCCAAGGATGATGCACGGTTTGGCAAGGCGGTCAGCGAATTTGTCGCGCCACTGGGGCGCGCCGGGCATCCCGAAGAGATCGCCCGGGTGGTGGCGTTCCTGCAGTCCGCCCAGGCCAGCTTTGTCACCGGCAGCGTCATCTTCGTTGATGGCGGGATGGACGCGATGGTGCGCGCGCAACGTTTCTAATTCTTGAGGAACCGCTATGAATAAAGTGGCATTTATTACCGGCGCCAGTCGTGGCATCGGTCGTGAAACCGCTCTGGCATTTGCCCGCGCAGGTTTTGATCTGGCCATCAGCGCGCGCAGTCTGGATGAAGGCGAAAGCCACCGGCACGGCTTGCGCAACCCCGATGGCACGGCGCTGCCGGGCAGTTTGAACGCCACCGCGGCCGCGATCCGCGAACTGGGACGCAAGGCCCTGGTGGTGCCTATGGACCTGCTCGACAGTGAGTCAGTGCTGGCGGCCAGTGAGGCGGTGTTTGCCGAATATGGCCGGGTGGATGTTCTGGTCAACAATGCGATTTACCAGGGCAGTGACCTCAACTTGCCATTTATGGAGTTGCAGCCCGAGACCTTGCAACGGGTATTCCAGGGCTATGTGC
Coding sequences within it:
- a CDS encoding SDR family oxidoreductase, whose translation is MPVTAVSGSASGIGAAVCAVLRDAGHRIIGIDRAGAEVVADLSTGDGRRAAVAQVLEQCDGVLDGLVCCAGLGVTASSSSLVLAVNYFGVNELLDGLADALAKGENPAALVIGSVAATQPGADQQPMVAALLAGDEAQALQLADALGQPHIAYASSKYAVTCEARRKSVQWAIQGVRLNVVAPGAVETPLHQAAKDDARFGKAVSEFVAPLGRAGHPEEIARVVAFLQSAQASFVTGSVIFVDGGMDAMVRAQRF